A window of Rubricoccus marinus contains these coding sequences:
- a CDS encoding isoprenyl transferase yields MPVQLSDAPQTAADIAAQEALAARGAIPEHVAIIMDGNGRWAKARGKRRASGHKVGVESVREIVEASAQVGIQHLTLYTFSTENWNRPKAEVMALMELLIHTIRREAKKLHENGIRLRTLGDLSRLPARAQREMQEAVDMTAGNTRMSLGLALSYSGRWEITEAARALARQAASGELSPEAITEEDVARALPTSGVPDPDLLIRTGGEMRVSNFLLWQIAYSEIVVTQTLWPDFRREQLYEAIRDFQNRDRRFGRVEEA; encoded by the coding sequence ATGCCCGTCCAACTCTCCGACGCTCCTCAGACCGCCGCCGACATCGCCGCGCAAGAGGCCCTCGCTGCCCGAGGCGCCATCCCCGAGCACGTCGCCATCATCATGGACGGCAACGGACGCTGGGCGAAAGCGCGCGGCAAGCGGCGCGCCAGCGGCCACAAGGTCGGCGTGGAGTCCGTCCGCGAGATCGTAGAGGCCAGCGCGCAGGTCGGAATCCAGCACCTCACGCTCTACACCTTCTCGACCGAGAACTGGAACCGCCCGAAGGCCGAGGTGATGGCGCTGATGGAACTCCTGATCCACACGATTCGGCGCGAGGCCAAAAAGCTCCACGAGAACGGCATCCGCCTCCGCACGCTCGGCGACCTCTCGCGTTTGCCCGCTCGCGCCCAGCGCGAGATGCAGGAGGCCGTGGACATGACCGCCGGCAACACGCGGATGTCGCTCGGCCTCGCGCTGTCCTACTCCGGTCGATGGGAGATCACCGAGGCCGCCCGCGCCCTCGCCCGCCAGGCCGCCTCGGGCGAGCTCTCGCCAGAGGCCATTACGGAAGAGGACGTGGCGCGCGCGCTCCCCACCTCTGGCGTGCCGGACCCCGACCTCCTGATCCGCACCGGCGGCGAGATGCGCGTGAGCAACTTCCTGCTGTGGCAGATCGCGTACTCCGAGATTGTCGTCACGCAAACGCTCTGGCCAGATTTTCGCCGCGAGCAACTGTACGAGGCGATTCGGGACTTCCAGAACCGCGATCGCCGCTTTGGCCGCGTTGAAGAAGCCTAG
- the rseP gene encoding RIP metalloprotease RseP, giving the protein MLTALSYFFWVAVALGILVFVHELGHFLFARLFGMRVDAFSLGFPPNIIAKQVGQTEYRLGVIPLGGYVKIAGMIDESMEMPYEMRPVLDADGQPKLDKKGRPLYEEVLDADGKPILVEASEPESDEYRAKPVWQRILVITGGVIFNVIFAWMVYTGLNLAYGERTTPPENLPFEIVPGSFASEMGLETGDRAYAINGTPLQRIEDLTPMVLADENLRLSVIRGQDTVVVNGLERGLTRFSIAQREAEAAGNPPDLRNIIGIDVMLPALVTSISPGSAAEEAGLQPGDRIVAADSERVTSWQDFTEAVNSSGGEPLALRVERETGTVEVDVTPRESGDGYLVGVGSDPTMYGARVADLGFGESMSLGVDQTASMIGTYFGFVGKIVTGRESFRQNVGGPIMIAKQAKEAADMGGTQFWGLVATLSIALAVFNILPIPVLDGGHLVFLVYEGIVRREPSLRFRIAVQKVGMVAILALMVFVIFNDTLRIFG; this is encoded by the coding sequence GTGCTGACAGCGCTCTCGTATTTCTTCTGGGTGGCCGTGGCCCTCGGCATCCTCGTGTTCGTTCACGAACTGGGCCACTTCCTCTTCGCGCGCCTGTTCGGCATGCGCGTGGACGCCTTTTCTCTCGGCTTCCCGCCGAACATCATCGCGAAGCAGGTGGGGCAGACGGAGTACCGCCTGGGCGTGATCCCGCTCGGCGGCTACGTCAAGATCGCGGGCATGATCGACGAGAGTATGGAGATGCCTTACGAGATGCGGCCGGTCTTGGACGCCGACGGACAGCCCAAGCTGGATAAAAAGGGGCGTCCGCTCTACGAAGAGGTGCTGGACGCCGACGGCAAGCCGATCCTCGTGGAGGCCAGCGAGCCGGAGTCCGACGAGTACCGGGCCAAGCCGGTTTGGCAGCGCATCCTGGTGATCACGGGCGGCGTGATCTTCAATGTCATCTTCGCGTGGATGGTCTACACCGGCCTCAACCTCGCCTACGGGGAACGGACGACCCCCCCGGAGAACCTCCCGTTCGAGATCGTTCCCGGCTCGTTCGCCAGCGAGATGGGCCTGGAAACCGGCGACCGCGCGTATGCCATCAACGGTACGCCGTTGCAGCGGATCGAGGACCTCACGCCCATGGTGCTGGCCGACGAGAACCTGCGCCTGTCTGTGATCCGCGGCCAGGACACGGTCGTCGTAAATGGATTGGAGCGCGGCCTGACGCGGTTCAGCATCGCACAGCGCGAAGCCGAGGCCGCTGGCAACCCTCCAGACCTGAGAAACATCATCGGCATCGACGTGATGCTACCGGCTCTGGTGACATCCATCTCACCGGGATCGGCAGCAGAGGAAGCGGGCCTCCAGCCAGGAGACCGGATCGTCGCAGCCGACAGCGAGCGCGTCACGTCTTGGCAGGACTTCACTGAGGCCGTCAACAGCAGTGGAGGCGAGCCTCTGGCGCTGCGCGTCGAGCGCGAAACCGGTACGGTAGAGGTCGACGTGACGCCGCGTGAGTCGGGTGACGGCTACCTGGTCGGTGTAGGGTCGGACCCGACGATGTACGGTGCCCGCGTGGCCGATCTCGGCTTCGGCGAGTCAATGAGCCTCGGCGTGGACCAGACGGCGTCGATGATCGGGACCTACTTCGGCTTCGTCGGCAAGATTGTGACCGGCCGCGAGAGCTTCCGTCAGAATGTGGGCGGGCCGATCATGATCGCCAAGCAGGCCAAAGAGGCGGCAGACATGGGAGGCACTCAGTTCTGGGGCCTCGTCGCGACGCTCTCCATCGCGCTGGCGGTCTTCAACATCCTACCGATCCCGGTTCTGGACGGTGGCCACCTCGTGTTCCTCGTCTACGAGGGCATCGTGCGCCGCGAGCCGTCGCTGCGCTTCCGCATCGCCGTGCAGAAGGTGGGCATGGTGGCGATCCTCGCGCTGATGGTGTTCGTCATCTTCAACGACACGCTCCGCATCTTTGGCTAA
- the dxs gene encoding 1-deoxy-D-xylulose-5-phosphate synthase → MTDPAITPGPLLATIERPADVRALDVEQLPQLCDELRQYIVDIVAVYGGHFGASLGVVELTVALHWAYDTPEDQLVWDVGHQAYGHKILTGRRDAFPTNRKYGGLSGFPKRSESEYDTFGVGHASTSISAALGMATASKLNASGRKVVAVIGDGSMTGGLAFEGMNNAGAMDTDLLVVLNDNRISIDPNVGALHEYLAKVSASGSWNTLKNEVWEMFDKMKGLGGGHLQRLASRVEDGMKAVLTPGMLFEALGFRYIGPTDGHDVVKLATTLKKLRDLPGPILLHSLTVKGKGFAPAEADQVKWHAQSSPFDKVTGKSLAKATASGGKAPKYQDVFGDAIIELAREDDRIVGVTAAMPSGTSMGKMMKAMPDRAFDVGIAEMHAVVFAAGMATQGKYPVCAIYSTFMQRAYDGVVHDVALQNLPVLFAMDRAGVAGADGPTHHGALDIAYMRAVQGMVCAAPMDEQDLRDLLYTATQHDGPFALRYPRGEATGMPMREGFEAIPLGTGRWITPEADGASGDVCILTYGAIGGYVAEARQTLEADGITAAHADLRFCKPLDESLLRDVFARYDKVITVEDGVVQGGAGSAVLEWAADADVLSGTQVVRLGLPDSYVEHGSQRQLHDEVGIGPDGIAQAVRALVGAHASAEAA, encoded by the coding sequence ATGACCGACCCGGCGATCACCCCCGGCCCTCTTCTCGCTACCATCGAACGCCCGGCAGACGTCCGCGCGCTCGACGTTGAGCAGCTCCCTCAGCTGTGCGACGAGCTCCGCCAGTACATCGTCGACATCGTCGCGGTCTACGGTGGTCACTTTGGCGCGAGCCTCGGTGTTGTGGAGCTGACGGTCGCCCTCCACTGGGCGTACGACACGCCAGAGGATCAGTTGGTGTGGGACGTGGGCCACCAGGCATACGGGCACAAGATCCTGACGGGCCGCCGCGATGCGTTCCCCACCAACCGGAAGTACGGTGGCCTGAGCGGCTTCCCGAAGCGGAGCGAGAGCGAGTACGACACGTTCGGCGTGGGCCACGCGAGCACGAGCATCTCGGCCGCGCTCGGCATGGCGACGGCGAGCAAGCTGAACGCCAGCGGCCGCAAGGTCGTCGCCGTGATTGGTGACGGGTCCATGACCGGCGGGCTTGCCTTCGAGGGCATGAACAACGCGGGCGCGATGGACACCGACCTGCTGGTGGTCCTCAACGACAACCGCATCTCCATCGACCCCAACGTGGGCGCTCTGCACGAGTACCTCGCCAAGGTGAGCGCCAGCGGCTCTTGGAACACCCTCAAGAACGAGGTCTGGGAGATGTTCGACAAGATGAAGGGGCTCGGCGGCGGGCACCTCCAGCGCCTGGCCTCTCGTGTCGAGGACGGCATGAAGGCGGTCCTCACCCCCGGGATGTTGTTCGAAGCCCTCGGCTTCCGCTACATCGGGCCCACCGATGGGCACGACGTGGTCAAGCTGGCAACGACGCTGAAGAAGCTTCGCGATCTGCCCGGCCCGATTCTGCTCCACTCCCTCACGGTCAAGGGCAAGGGCTTCGCGCCTGCCGAGGCGGACCAGGTGAAGTGGCACGCGCAGTCCAGCCCGTTCGACAAGGTGACCGGCAAAAGCCTCGCCAAGGCGACGGCCTCTGGCGGCAAGGCGCCCAAGTACCAGGACGTGTTCGGCGACGCCATCATCGAACTGGCGCGCGAGGACGACCGGATCGTGGGCGTGACCGCTGCGATGCCCAGCGGCACCAGCATGGGCAAGATGATGAAAGCGATGCCCGACCGAGCCTTTGATGTCGGCATCGCTGAGATGCACGCCGTCGTGTTCGCGGCCGGCATGGCGACGCAGGGGAAGTACCCTGTCTGCGCCATCTACAGCACGTTCATGCAGCGCGCCTATGACGGTGTAGTGCACGACGTGGCGCTCCAGAACCTCCCCGTCCTGTTCGCGATGGACCGCGCAGGCGTGGCCGGCGCCGATGGCCCCACGCACCACGGCGCGCTGGACATCGCGTACATGCGGGCCGTCCAAGGCATGGTTTGCGCCGCGCCGATGGACGAGCAGGACCTTCGTGACCTCCTCTATACCGCCACGCAACACGACGGCCCGTTTGCGCTCCGCTACCCCCGCGGTGAAGCCACGGGCATGCCGATGCGCGAAGGCTTCGAGGCCATCCCGCTCGGGACGGGCCGCTGGATCACGCCAGAGGCCGACGGCGCCTCTGGCGACGTGTGCATCCTCACCTACGGCGCCATCGGTGGATACGTAGCCGAGGCGCGGCAAACGCTGGAGGCTGACGGCATCACTGCCGCGCACGCCGACCTGCGTTTCTGCAAGCCGCTCGATGAGAGCCTCTTGCGCGATGTCTTCGCGCGCTATGACAAGGTCATCACCGTCGAGGACGGCGTGGTTCAAGGTGGCGCCGGCAGCGCGGTCTTGGAGTGGGCGGCAGACGCCGACGTACTCTCCGGCACGCAGGTTGTCCGTCTCGGCCTGCCGGACTCCTACGTGGAGCACGGCTCGCAGCGGCAGCTGCACGACGAGGTCGGCATCGGACCGGACGGAATCGCCCAAGCGGTCCGCGCGCTTGTCGGCGCACACGCAAGCGCAGAGGCGGCGTGA